One Mycobacterium marseillense DNA window includes the following coding sequences:
- a CDS encoding SDR family NAD(P)-dependent oxidoreductase: protein MTVQGEQDWVQLLGLDRLPEHIVGKRVTELMDLSGKKAFVTGAGGDGLGQAIANRLAGCGAEVALIGRTFEKVERRAKEVEERWGVRAIPVKADMSDWDQVHGAVRQAHDELGGLDIMVNNPVMVAAGPFEKQTKQDIDYTVLGSLTMMMYGAHAALHHMLDQGSGKIINIGSVGGRIQQRGLVVYNACKAGVIGFTRNLAHEVALRGVNVLGVAPGIMIKPEMRQYLLDPQDDKQRAGRGAIQEAITHQVQLGRASLPEEAANMVAFLASEAADYLCGQTIDVAGGQWMG, encoded by the coding sequence ATGACGGTTCAGGGCGAACAGGACTGGGTGCAGCTGCTCGGGTTGGACCGCCTACCCGAGCACATCGTCGGCAAGCGCGTGACCGAACTGATGGACCTGTCCGGCAAGAAGGCCTTCGTCACCGGTGCCGGCGGCGACGGTCTGGGACAGGCGATCGCCAACCGGCTGGCCGGCTGCGGCGCCGAGGTCGCGCTCATCGGCCGCACCTTCGAGAAGGTCGAACGCCGCGCCAAGGAAGTCGAGGAGCGCTGGGGCGTGCGGGCCATCCCCGTCAAGGCCGACATGTCCGACTGGGACCAGGTGCACGGCGCGGTGCGCCAGGCCCACGACGAACTCGGCGGCCTGGACATCATGGTGAACAACCCGGTGATGGTGGCAGCGGGGCCGTTCGAGAAGCAGACCAAACAGGACATCGACTACACGGTGCTGGGCAGCCTGACGATGATGATGTACGGGGCGCACGCCGCCCTGCACCACATGCTCGACCAGGGCTCGGGGAAGATCATCAACATCGGATCGGTCGGCGGCCGCATTCAGCAGCGCGGCCTCGTCGTCTACAACGCGTGCAAGGCCGGGGTCATCGGGTTCACGCGGAACCTCGCCCACGAGGTCGCGCTTCGCGGTGTCAATGTGTTGGGCGTGGCGCCGGGCATCATGATCAAGCCGGAGATGCGGCAGTACTTGCTCGACCCTCAGGACGACAAGCAGCGCGCCGGCCGCGGCGCCATCCAGGAAGCGATCACCCACCAGGTCCAGCTGGGTCGCGCGTCGTTGCCCGAGGAGGCCGCCAACATGGTCGCGTTCCTGGCCTCCGAGGCGGCCGATTACCTGTGCGGGCAGACCATCGACGTCGCCGGCGGGCAGTGGATGGGTTGA
- a CDS encoding sulfotransferase family protein — protein MLTPGELMEEAAARTGLTEFGDDSFTEGLSVLLSALRDEAHLNERGEAFLRQRIAGYLSQRLQVEDWFRRHPEIGDVPIREPLVGLGLPRTGSTALSMLLAQDPEVRYLRRWESTQPCPPPSTVHGVDPRVPADQGEVVGTRRHVPGDTHGPMECHELMALDFKSHIFQSFAEIPSYSTWLVEHADLAPTFRYQRRVMQLLQWGEPERPWRLKCPSHVLWLGALDAAFPDARFVMTHRDPTDVLLSVADLYADIIGSFNTRVDRRYIGRLNVEHWSLGMDRALQFRAAGADDRFYDIDFRAMQADPVGEVAGLYAWLGAPVSDEFEARMHSWWEHAAAEREPSSHADPVEFGIDLDEVRPRFARYVKSARRWTRHGNVRSETSNGG, from the coding sequence GTGCTGACACCCGGTGAACTGATGGAGGAAGCCGCGGCACGGACCGGGCTCACCGAATTCGGCGACGACTCCTTCACCGAGGGTCTGAGCGTCCTGTTGTCCGCGTTGCGCGACGAGGCGCACCTCAACGAGCGTGGGGAAGCCTTTCTGCGACAACGCATCGCGGGCTATCTCTCGCAACGGCTGCAGGTCGAGGACTGGTTTCGGCGGCACCCGGAGATCGGGGACGTGCCCATCCGCGAGCCGCTCGTCGGCCTGGGATTGCCCCGGACCGGATCCACCGCCCTGTCGATGCTGCTGGCCCAGGACCCCGAGGTGCGCTACCTGCGCCGATGGGAGTCGACACAACCGTGCCCGCCGCCCTCGACGGTGCACGGCGTCGATCCTCGTGTCCCGGCCGACCAGGGTGAGGTGGTGGGGACTCGCCGCCACGTTCCCGGCGATACACATGGGCCCATGGAGTGCCACGAGCTGATGGCGCTCGATTTCAAATCGCACATCTTCCAGTCCTTCGCCGAAATCCCCTCGTATTCAACGTGGCTGGTGGAGCACGCCGACCTGGCCCCGACGTTTCGCTACCAGCGGCGGGTGATGCAGCTGCTGCAGTGGGGTGAGCCGGAGCGGCCGTGGCGGTTGAAGTGCCCGTCGCACGTGTTGTGGCTCGGCGCGCTGGACGCGGCGTTCCCCGACGCGCGATTCGTCATGACCCATCGCGACCCCACCGATGTCCTGTTGTCGGTGGCCGACCTGTATGCCGACATCATCGGGTCGTTCAACACCCGTGTCGACCGCCGCTACATCGGCCGGCTCAACGTCGAGCATTGGTCACTCGGCATGGACCGCGCGCTGCAGTTCCGCGCGGCCGGTGCGGATGATCGGTTCTACGACATCGACTTTCGGGCCATGCAGGCCGATCCGGTCGGCGAGGTCGCCGGCCTGTACGCCTGGCTTGGGGCCCCGGTGTCCGACGAGTTCGAAGCGCGGATGCACAGTTGGTGGGAGCACGCCGCCGCGGAGCGCGAGCCGAGTTCGCACGCCGACCCGGTGGAGTTCGGAATCGACCTCGACGAGGTTCGGCCCCGGTTCGCGCGCTATGTCAAAAGCGCGCGGCGGTGGACGCGGCACGGAAACGTAAGGAGTGAAACAAGCAATGGCGGTTGA
- a CDS encoding mycofactocin-coupled SDR family oxidoreductase — protein sequence MSQSLSGKVALITGAARGQGRAHAVRLAAEGADIVAVDLAGPLPPSVPYDSPTPDDLAETARLVSENGRRIVTAEADIRELDALSAAVDKAVGELGRLDVIVANAGICSPAPWDQITAQAFRDTIDTNVIGTWNTVMAGVRHIIDGGRGGSIILIGSAAGIKMQSFMIYYTASKHAVVGMARAFAAELGRYNIRVNSLNPGAVATPMGTGRMREALQAAADDYPHLRGMHKPLLPEGIAQPEDIADAVAWLASDQSRLVTATQVSVDIGVGYV from the coding sequence ATGAGCCAGTCACTCTCGGGAAAGGTCGCGCTGATCACCGGCGCCGCGCGCGGGCAGGGCCGGGCACACGCAGTGCGCCTTGCGGCAGAGGGCGCCGATATCGTCGCGGTTGATCTCGCCGGGCCGCTGCCACCGAGCGTCCCCTACGACTCGCCCACGCCCGACGATCTGGCCGAGACCGCACGGCTGGTGAGCGAAAACGGCCGGCGAATCGTCACCGCCGAGGCCGACATCCGCGAGCTGGACGCGCTGTCCGCCGCCGTGGACAAGGCGGTCGGCGAGCTGGGCCGGCTCGACGTCATCGTCGCCAACGCCGGGATCTGCAGCCCCGCGCCCTGGGATCAGATCACCGCGCAGGCATTCCGAGACACCATCGACACCAACGTGATCGGCACCTGGAACACCGTGATGGCGGGGGTGCGGCACATCATCGACGGCGGCCGCGGCGGCTCGATCATCCTGATCGGTTCGGCGGCCGGCATCAAGATGCAGTCGTTCATGATCTATTACACCGCAAGCAAACACGCGGTCGTGGGGATGGCGCGGGCGTTCGCCGCCGAGCTCGGCCGGTACAACATTCGCGTCAACAGCCTCAACCCCGGCGCCGTCGCCACCCCGATGGGCACCGGCCGGATGCGGGAAGCATTGCAGGCCGCCGCCGACGACTATCCGCATCTGCGGGGCATGCACAAGCCGCTGCTGCCCGAGGGCATCGCGCAGCCCGAGGACATCGCCGACGCCGTGGCCTGGCTGGCCTCCGACCAATCCAGATTGGTGACCGCCACCCAGGTTTCGGTCGACATCGGCGTCGGGTACGTGTGA
- a CDS encoding SDR family NAD(P)-dependent oxidoreductase has product MRGLAGKTFVVAGGATGIGAATAGRLASEGARVAIGDTNIAGATATAERIESAGGRAIAVEFDLADEQSVGRLVETTLDEFGAIDGLHNVGADLSEENLGRDTTILETEMDVWQRTLDVNLLGYVRTIRAVLPHLLARGGGSIVNTSSGAALGSDPMHVSYGASKAAVNHLTRHVAVNWGKHNIRSNGVMPGLVMGETQERQNDVALQQAFLMFGKTSRLGKPDDLAAITAFLLSDEAEWITGQVWYIGGGSHLRQ; this is encoded by the coding sequence ATGCGCGGCCTGGCCGGCAAGACATTCGTGGTCGCCGGGGGTGCCACCGGGATCGGCGCGGCCACCGCCGGGCGCCTTGCCTCCGAAGGCGCCCGCGTCGCCATCGGCGACACCAACATCGCGGGCGCCACCGCCACCGCCGAGCGGATCGAGTCGGCGGGCGGCCGCGCGATCGCCGTGGAGTTCGACCTCGCCGACGAACAGTCCGTGGGGCGCCTCGTCGAAACGACGCTCGACGAGTTCGGGGCCATCGACGGCCTGCACAACGTGGGCGCCGATCTGTCCGAGGAAAATCTTGGGCGCGACACCACGATTCTCGAGACCGAGATGGACGTCTGGCAGCGCACGCTCGACGTCAACCTGCTCGGCTATGTCCGCACGATCCGCGCGGTCCTGCCGCACCTACTCGCCCGGGGCGGGGGCAGCATCGTCAACACCTCCTCCGGCGCCGCGCTGGGCAGCGACCCCATGCACGTCTCCTACGGTGCCTCGAAGGCCGCGGTGAACCACCTCACCCGGCACGTGGCCGTCAATTGGGGCAAACACAACATCCGCAGCAACGGCGTCATGCCCGGCCTGGTGATGGGCGAGACCCAGGAGCGGCAGAACGACGTCGCGCTCCAGCAGGCCTTCCTGATGTTCGGCAAGACCAGCCGGCTGGGCAAGCCGGACGACCTCGCGGCGATCACCGCGTTCCTGCTGTCCGACGAGGCCGAGTGGATCACCGGCCAGGTCTGGTACATCGGCGGCGGGTCACACCTGCGCCAATAG
- a CDS encoding heavy-metal-associated domain-containing protein, whose protein sequence is MPTSEYQVSGMSCAHCEAAIQSEVGRIPGVDGVTVSADTGRLVVTGALPIDADAVLAAVDEAGFEAVLVA, encoded by the coding sequence ATGCCCACCAGCGAATATCAGGTGAGCGGGATGAGCTGCGCGCACTGCGAGGCCGCCATCCAGAGCGAGGTCGGCAGGATCCCCGGCGTCGACGGCGTGACGGTCAGCGCCGACACCGGCCGGCTCGTCGTCACCGGCGCGCTGCCCATTGACGCGGATGCCGTTCTCGCCGCGGTCGACGAGGCCGGCTTCGAGGCCGTCCTGGTCGCATGA